CTCCATTTCTGAATGAACCTGGGCATAGACTGCCCAGCTGTGACCATGTTACTGCGCTACCACAGGAGTGCAACTTCAACCACATTaatcttcttaatttctttatgagTCCTTCCTAGCTTTCAGAGTGGCTAGGAATGTCTGGGAAGACACTCAGGAGTTGTTTTGTATCCTTAAATTTTGTGAGGAAGGAGAGTCACGGTGAACCTCCAgcttacaaataaatgaatgaacatgtaAATAAATCAAACCAATCTGCCTTGCtttcagaaattaatgaaaattccCTCTTAGAAAACAAGCACAGTGATGGATAATTTGGGTGTGAAGACAACCCAAGGAAGAATAAAGTTTGTGCTGTGTGCTGGCATAGCAAGAAACAGAAACCTGTACTTCCTTGCTGGAGATAGGTGTGTGGACTCTCAGTAAAATTACAGTTCCTCCATTTTTAAGTTGGGCACCCGTTCTAGATGACTTTTAGCTACCTCAACCTTGTAGGGTTGGGCCGTTATTATTATATTCAAACCATAGCTATATCTGTGGTAAATCAGATCTGAGGACCCCGCAGTGGAGTTGAAGATCAGGATGAAAAGAACACCAAGCTGTGCATTTAGCCCAAATACCCAAGAGAACAGGTTATCAGTGGTAACTTTGCATTTAAGGCAAAATCAATCTATGAAAAATAAGTTACAAGCTCTTTGCAACAGTAGCTTCGCATGTACTTATTTCTCTCCCATGTCCAGACGAGGTCGTCTATTGAATGAGGCTCTTTTATTTTGCATGGGGCAGGGGATTTGTGACCATGGTCCCCCCTTTTATTCCTCTCTCTATGGAAACCCAGATCATGGGGAGAAATATGCGAGGCTGAATAAAGAGAAGCCACAGAAAGGAGCGCTTGAGAGCGGCATCTGTTACACTTGGGAAGTTAGACTGACAGGAGAGGGTGAAGGAAACCTCTCCAGTAGGTTAGTTAGAGCAGCAATAATATTTTACTATATGCAggtattttcttcaaaaaataaaacatcttacaTGTAAAAGAAGATTCTATTACAGCTGTTAGAGGATAGGACTGCACCTGAATTAGGTAGTGTCCATATTCATgggaactatttttttaaaaaggaaagaaggaaggaaggaaggaaagagggaaggaaagagagggacgaagggaaagaagaaaaaagaagaaaaggaaaagaaagattattactttctttctttttttttttttttttttttttacttctgtcaGAAGCTATTCTTACATTAAAGGACTGCAGAACAAAGGTGTGAAAAACCTGTCGCTAGGTGCAAATACATCCTCCCGAAAGCTGCTCCCTCCCCAGCTTCTGGGCAGGGTCTGAACCGCTTTTGAAAGCCTGGCAAAACTGATTGCCTAGAGTAGAGGCTAAGGGCTAGAGGAAGGTTGATTATAAGAATTCAGGCAAGTCAGAATTGGAAAAGGACCCCCTTTTTTCTCCATGTAAAAGCCTTATAAATTGATAAGGCTTTACCCCCTAAATGGGTAGACTAAGATTAGTAACTCTTTCACCCAAAGGAAGCTGTGATGGTGGAGGTGGGGAACACAACATTATAACAACATGGCAAGAtcataatctttttgcttttctggttCCTTCACTGTGTTTCCCTCTGACCTCTAAACTGATGTGAGATAGACTACCAAATGGACCCTTGAGCAGGCAGTCTAACAGAGCAcctgaaaacttttatttttgtatgattttaacaAGTACTTTTTTCTTCAGGAAGCAAAAGTTCAGGCACAAATGAGATTGTATCCTTACAAAGGAAGATATACACAGTTGGCAGTTAAAGAAAAGACGTTCTTCTACAGAAAGAGGAGATagataaaaggaaaggagggaagaagaggggacagaggaagagagggaaaggaaaaaacaatttcTAGGTTAaaagcagatatatatatatatatatatatataataggacaccagcaaaggaaaccacaatTTCAatgagaaagaggagggggagaagatgGCAAATTATCATCTCTGCCAGTAACTACTAAGTGtttatccttttttgttttgttttgtttttaagagagagggaaagaaagaaatagatctCAACCAGTCGCCTGGTCTTCCTGCTTAATAGACACAATTTACATTTACCAATATAAATTCCTATCGGTCTCTGCTCTCAATAAGAAATTACTCATTTCACAGGAAATGCATGCTTTTTATCTATATAAAGGAATGGCAGAATAAGCtcaccttgtttttattttttctcattttcttgcattttcttcAGATCTGTCTTCTTAGAGAAACTAATGCCTTAATGACTTTCTGGTAGCTGCAagccttcttttatttctgctaaatatatgaaaatgtatgCAAATTTAAATCAAGCTAAACCTAGGAGCTCTCGCAATATATTTAATGGAATTTCAAACCAATAAGGGAACTCTGATGCTGTCTTCAGTAAGTGCAAATATAATTACGCAGCTAGGTTATCTTCAAAATCATGCAACggaaggtcattttttttttacttcagaaatCCAGCTGGGTAtcccttgtttccttttctcagcTAGAGCAAATCTAAAGTCTTTGCATTTTCACTCCACTCAGCTTACAAGCAATGCCTTTGCGCAGGGCTGTGAAGTACATCGGACTTGCCCTTTCCTAACTTATAAAAGCTTAGGAGTACAAGTCTTTCTTGTTTCCTCTAAGCAAAATGTGAAAACAGTCCAGTTCTCCCAAGCTGTAAGCAAATCCAAACTGATGGGGATGTGGTGGCGGCGGCAGGGGGTGGGATgtagggggtgggggcggctgcAGGCAGGGGGGAGCGGTCCTTATTGCCAAACAGCCTGCcatctctcatctctcatttctttatttctctgaattttcgGGGCACACTAAATGATTCCCATTTACTTAAACTTTTCTGGAATGAAGAGGATAGCAGTGCATGTTATAAACAATTTTCCCAGGGGATGGCATAGGGTGCGGTAGTCATGAATGCTCTTCACTGTACCTACCCAGAATTGGTCCACTGAATGTTTGGGGTGAGTGTGAGGGAAGGCTGCCTATTTCAGCAAGCATTGCCTCTGAAAAAAGTTCTGGGATCCCTGATGTGAGCTGACATGGAGCAGTAATAAAAACCAAGTCATCCAACTGACCAATTGGATTGGAAGGGAAACTTCAAAATAACTGAATTTTGCCAGTATCACATTAGGTTTTATCACTTTTATCACATAAGATTTTCCCAGAATCTTCTAGTTCTTCACgccttaaataaaaattttcagaacCTAGACATCTCTTTCTTAGATGCTTTCTGACTTTGGTATTGAGTTTCTTATAAATGatagaatgaaacaaaacaagtCGAAATAGTTCTTACTGGAATCATGAACTTCAGTCTGATAGATCTAAGGTCCTATCAAAGGGGTTCCTTTGCTCAAAGTTTGCAGCAAGATTTGGTTTTGCAGTCCTCTGCACAGAACTAACCCAGAACGCTAAATGAATTTGATAAAAATCCCAATCCATTAAAATCTAGTTGATATTTAAACTGGTtatattgttttaatatatttttctttatctatttcggttaatataaataatacaaaaggaATTCTAAAACCATTTTTCTACCTCACCTCCTATCCACCCCGCCCAAAACACAAACACAGTTTCCTCTTATACTTCCCCCTCCACTACAAATATCCAcgcagccaggggtgggggtggggtgtgtgtgcgtgtgtgggggGGCTAACCAAATAAGCCGCCGCCACTCAGCGCCAGGCAGCCAATGGAGCCGAAAGATTGATTTACTTCCTGCTCTGGTCTCACTGAAACTCTAGTGCTTCACCAGCCTAATTTGGAAAGTTAGCCCGGCCTCCCGTGCCTCCATTGGCCGAGCCCATGGCTGGCCAGGCCAAGAAGAGTTACAATTGGCCACAGAGCGTGCCGGTAACTCTCTCGCTGCTTTGGCTCCCCCCGCACGGTAGATGTCAAAGGCTGAAGCTGCTCCCTTTGCCACATTATAACTAGTAGGGGATCCTCATCGACCATGGCCACAGCTGCCTCGAATCCCTACAGCATTCTCAGTTCTAGCTCCCTAGTCCATGCGGACTCCTCGGGTATGCAGCAGGGGAGTCCTTTCCGAAACCCTCAGAAACTTCTCCAAAGTGATTACTTGCAGGGAGTTCCTAGCAATGGGCATCCTCTCGGGCATCATTGGGTGACCAGTCTGGGCGATGGAGGCCCATGGTCCTCCACACTGACCACCAACCCTCTGGACCAGCAGGACGTGAAGCCCGGGCGCGAAGATCTACAGCTGGGTGCGATCATACATCACCGCTCACCGCACGTCGCTCACCACTCTCCGCACACTAACCACCCGAATGCCTGGGGGGCTAACCCAGCTCCGAACCCGTCCATCACGTCCAGCGGCCAACCCCTTAACGTGTACTCGCAGCCTGGCTTCACAGTGAGTGGCATGCTGGAGCACGGAGGGCTCACCCCACCACCAGGCTCTGCCTCTGCACAGAGCCTACACCCCGTGCTCCGGGATCCCCCAGACCACAGCGATCTAGGCTCGCACCACTGCCAGGACCACTCAGACGAGGAGACACCAACCTCGGATGAGTTGGAACAGTTCGCCAAACAGTTCAAACAAAGAAGAATCAAGTTGGGCTTCACGCAAGCCGACGTGGGGCTGGCGCTGGGCACACTGTATGGCAACGTGTTCTCACAGACCACTATCTGCAGGTTTGAGGCCTTGCAGCTGAGTTTCAAGAACATGTGCAAGCTGAAGCCGCTGTTGAACAAGTGGCTGGAAGAGGCCGATTCGTCCACGGGGAGCCCGACCAGCATTGACAAAATCGCCGCTCAGGGCCGTAAGCGCAAGAAGCGAACCTCCATCGAGGTGAGTGTCAAGGGCGTTCTGGAAACGCATTTCCTCAAGTGTCCCAAGCCTGCAGCGCAGGAGATTTCCTCGCTAGCAGACAGCCTTCAGTTGGAGAAAGAAGTGGTGCGTGTCTGGTTCTGTAAtcgaagacagaaagagaaaagaatgactCCACCAGGGGATCAGCAGCCACATTAGGTTTATTCGCACACGGTGAAAACAGACACGTCCTGCCGCGATCTCTGACTGCAGGAAGCAAGAAAGTGGCCGGCCGCTCTGGGAGCAGCgcggaattctctctctcccactctcttccTTTCACTTCAGCTTTATTATTGCTATCTAGAGACATGGCAATATCTAGATATCTAGatagggttctctctctccccattcttttttttttcccctttctttcttacattttttttttcaaaataagggATTCTAACTTATAATAAGAAAGgaaacacactcacacatgcatcCAGGCTTCTCAACGCTGATACACAGTTCCGTTAAGCAGTCCAGGCAGGAAACTCCTATATGCTGCCGCCTGGGCAACTGCTTCCTCCAACCTTCTCTGCTGATCAATACATACTGTTTATTTTGAGTAAGGTCTGTTTGGTTGCTCCTCTCTTGGAAGAACAAGGAGTGGGGTAACGTGGGGGTGGGGTAAAGataggggaggggggtgggacgACAGATGTGTGCCTCTGAATAACCTTACAGCGCCTTGGTTATAGCAGCCCTATTTCAGGTGAAATCTGTTTTACAATAGActagttttgcattttttaaaaaacttctataGCGTTTCTAAATGTCTGCGGTGTTTTACTACAAGCTGTACACAATATTTGTGAGATAATTTGTATCTAATCGGCCACGTTACTATTGCTATTATGATTATTCCTTCATTGAGCTGATGGTTTTCTAATTACTTAAAAATGGGAAGGGAGTGGTAGGAGGGGAAGAGATATCTACCCATCCACCTACTCCCTACCCTAAATCTGTAAGGAGAGGCTAGGTACAATGGAGAGAGTTGTTGATGATGatagtggaatatatatataatttttttcagaggGCAGAGTGTCTAGGATAAGCAGAATACGCAAGTCGATTGGGTTTGCAAAGTACCGCTAAGTAGAAGAGGCGATCTCGAAGGCTTCCACAGAGCAATCTGGGTGCCTGCGAAGGATTTGCCTGTGGCGCCCAACAAAAGAGGTTGGCCTGGGGAGCTAAGAGAGCTCTATACCTACCCAGATCGGGAATGCCTGCACTCAGAGCTCCCCACTGGCCCCTTGCCTCACCAGGACCGCCAACAAGATCCCACCTCCACTTTCCTAGGCGTAGTACTGCCTTCACACAAGATTGCTTTCTCTGGAGACGAGGACCCCACTGATGCTGGCGACAGGCTGTGTCAGTGCCTCCCATTTCAGTTCACAACCAGTTCACTGCTTGCTCCCTGAGTGAGAAACCGTCGGGGAGGGGTGGCGAGTGGGGTGGTATACAGGTGCTCTCTGCTTCCCGCAGAATGAAAACTAAATGATTGGCAAAGGTTACAAGGATTCGTACCACCTCCTCTCCCGTATATACACATCCTTGTCTCCAAGTGGGCTCATGGGAAGTGTCTCCACGCCTCGGACAAGCACAACTGGTAGAAGCCCACAGCGATGATTAAGCTAGATAGCGAGCCCCCCGGCGGcttggtttctgtttttgtttgtttttgattttgatttttaacctGTGTGTGAGTCTGTGCGTGAGTGCGcgtgcaaatgtgtgtgtgtgtgtgtgtgtgtgtgtgtagatagctGTGTGTATTGTACTACTATTTACAATAAAGCAAAAACTGCATAAAATCTCCTTAGGCTGTGTAGAGATCCAAAAAATATGTAGTCGCGGAGGCTTTATTGCTAGCTCTCATGTCTACACGCCAAGTCCACAGGGACACCTCATTCTCAATGAGCACACAGGAGCAGGGCTGGCCAAGCACCCAACACCCAGACACAGCCCACCAGTCCTGGCTCTGGGCTCCACACTACTGGGCTGGCTGCCTGGACCAGCCTTCAGGTGCAGCTTCGGTAGACAAAGCTTCAAACTACCTAAGGACCAAAAAGCTTAGAGCCCCTTGTGAAGGTGCGCTAGTATGGGCTGCCAGGCCTCTGGTCCACCACACTGTGTCTCCCCCAGCTGCAGTTTGAAGGATATGTGTTAACTCAAATCTTggacctttttttattttttgtcaagaCTCTGTATTCTGTTGGTAATTGGGTTTTCGttctggaatttttttgtttgttttccacgCTGAGTTCGTTagggttttcttgtttgtttcaatttttttctttttcagttaacTGCTATGGTTCAAACCTGAGTTAACCCAAATATTTCGCCGACTTTATAATTGTACAGTTTTGTATATTAAACGTTTTTGAAGTtattaatttaaagaaagaacatttagtttattcatttaGTAACTGATGTATAATAAACACTATTTTCATTAAGAGTTGctttttcaactattttattCAAATTGCCTATTGCAATTGccagcaattatttattttcaataaattctgcattatgtttaaaagaaaactcaaagatTAGTTGGgtgtcaaaaagaaaacaatttgctGTAATGTTTGATGTGAACAGTTTTAGTCAAGGGGCAAGGGGTTTATATTGACtcaatattttattgttgtaaaagatttaaaataaaacatttaaataatttttccaaaaaaatgcattgttttttttttctttcttcctttttttattgtgtgGTGGGTGAAGTGAAGCATTTAAATAGAGGCACATTTCTGGTGAGCAGGGCATCTGCTCTGCTTCAGGTTAGAAATCATTAGTCATTGTTTTGATTCTTGATTCTCCCTCTGACTTTTGGCCTTTTGTACACTCACATACACAGTGCAGCCTATTATCCTGAACATGCCCAAGCTCATGCAAAACACACCCTAAATGGTGGGAAATGGTATGGGGAAACTTGGTGGGATAGGGGTTTATTTCAGGAGATGCCATATTAATGTTCTCTTAAAGGAGTGTGTCTGTCTCTAGTCTAGGAGACAGACACTTCTCTGAaactgccccccccaaaaaaaaaactggacccAGACTTTTGCTGAGGTTTTCATCTCGCTTCCTTTCAACTATTCCTCTTCTTCTGGTTTGGGACCAGTACCCTTCTGGTAGATGAACCCTCATTCGTCTGATGAAGGATGAAAagatgacaaaatataaaaagtaccCTCCTTCTTAAGGCTCCCCCTGGGCCCCAAAACCCTGATAAACTCTTGTCCAGTTAGTGTTGCCCACTAAAGCTGAATTCTGTTCATTCCTATATGActttgggaggaagaaaaaaatcattagacaGAGACATTTGTAGGAGAAGtttaattcattcttcttttcccacTCCTATGTACCATTTCAACTTTGTTATTTTGTCACAAGACTCTCCATAAAATAAGGGACAGTTACTTATAGTGAGGAGTGAGGAGTAATTAACTAAATCAGAAGCAGCTATGTTTTACGGATTTGTATTTACACACAAGACTTATCCAACTTTTTGTTTTAGTAGATGCATATCAAGCAGTAGACAAGACATTTAATTATATCTTTCCAACAGTAAAATCCTTTTCAATTCAAtattctgaaatgtttttgttaGACAAAGCataatcatttaataattttaataggtCAGGATTATCACATGTAATGTCCTGCATTTTTTAGATTGCCTAATTATTTACAGCTGCACAGTGCACAATGCACATGTGAGTGTTGTTAATAAAATATGCTACATGTTCTTTGTATGCCCATAGGCATATCtctatttataaataatagtgattttATAGAGATGTGTCTACAATCACAAAACATACAGTCTTAAAACTGTTGGCTCTATTTCTGTTCATAACAAacaacttctttctctttccatatcCTACACAATTTTTGAATTGATTAAAAAGTTATAGCTTTTCTCATTAAGGTACACAGAAACCAACTAGCAATGTATTCTACAGTTTTTAATGGGACCACAAGCAGATATTTTAGGGGATAGTTATATAAACTAATAGATATAGACATCTGTCAGTATTCATCAATATTTTACTATGTATTAatgatagatatattttataaatatttacaagacTTACTTCTTTTActgactgttttctttttcttaaaatataactaAGGCCTAATTGGCTTTTATGATGACCTCTTTATCAACCTTGTTATATCATTAacaacattttcattaaaattcagGGGATGTTGGTGCCTCTGCCTAGGACTTTCTTTGTATTGAGGTTGCTGCCATCCCATTCCCAACCAAAGCTGTTGTAGGAAAAGTAgctttggcctcagtttctcttagGCCTTCTCTTCCATAATAAGAATTGGTGGGtttcaaaagaataatatttaatgGGCGAAGGTATAAGTTTCATCCCTATCACCTGATAAGAACAATAGAAAATTAAGAGATTGTGAAGGGAGTGAGATTTTGGAAAGGGTAAGATGTGAAAAGAGTGAGTATTTAGATGCTACAGATAATTTAACAAAGTCTAATATGTGAATCAAGTATATGTTTGTATGTAGACATCATTGTCTATATGGCTGTGGCTCTCTGTATGCATAACAAAAGGTAAATAGATTACTAACCTCCAGCCTGTATCTTTtcaacaataaaagaagaaaaatattatttctgggaattggtttcttgtcttttaaaagaaaagggtaGGGGAAACTACTGTCTACATTAGCACATGAGCTGTGTTTGTCTTCAATAAAATCAAACACTGTTCCCTTGGAAATATTTAGCATTCAGATATTTCCCTTGCTCCCAAGTCAGGATGCTGTTGTTGCTTTAATTGCCTGTGGGTTGTAAGTAGAaacataaatttctgtttttagttaaaatatgttttgcagtaaggagggaggaaaagaaagggagaatggatTAATGAAAAATGATTAGAGGTTAAAACATAGTTTTCCCAAAACAAGAATGCATTTTTTCTACCTGTCATATTCTTTTAA
The Vulpes vulpes isolate BD-2025 chromosome X, VulVul3, whole genome shotgun sequence genome window above contains:
- the POU3F4 gene encoding POU domain, class 3, transcription factor 4, which translates into the protein MATAASNPYSILSSSSLVHADSSGMQQGSPFRNPQKLLQSDYLQGVPSNGHPLGHHWVTSLGDGGPWSSTLTTNPLDQQDVKPGREDLQLGAIIHHRSPHVAHHSPHTNHPNAWGANPAPNPSITSSGQPLNVYSQPGFTVSGMLEHGGLTPPPGSASAQSLHPVLRDPPDHSDLGSHHCQDHSDEETPTSDELEQFAKQFKQRRIKLGFTQADVGLALGTLYGNVFSQTTICRFEALQLSFKNMCKLKPLLNKWLEEADSSTGSPTSIDKIAAQGRKRKKRTSIEVSVKGVLETHFLKCPKPAAQEISSLADSLQLEKEVVRVWFCNRRQKEKRMTPPGDQQPH